Proteins encoded together in one Mus pahari chromosome 9, PAHARI_EIJ_v1.1, whole genome shotgun sequence window:
- the LOC110326138 gene encoding atherin-like, with amino-acid sequence MGRERWGRAHSARRPPPPARADPTSRARARRRGPSPETPRAGAARVCQVRPSCARPRCPGGALLREEPRSCPPGASEGSAAGRERRGAQVANGPPCHSRGFSRALVAPPARPPDLPPPQTPNVIISPSCFGSSEFLQLGQLTQSKLTCYEVSATE; translated from the exons ATGGGGAGAGAAAGATG GGGGCGCGCGCACTCCGCTCGCCGTCCTCCTCCTCCCGCGCGCGCCGACCCCACCTCGCGCGCGAGAGCCAGGAGGAGGGGACCGTCACCGGAGACGCCCAGGGCAGGGGCGGCGAGGGTGTGTCAGGTACGGCCGAGCTGCGCCCGTCCACGCTGCCCTGGCGGCGCGCTCCTCCGGGAGGAGCCCCGAAGCTGCCCTCCCGGAGCTTCCGAGGGGTCGGCTGCTGGGCGGGAGCGGAGAGGGGCGCAGGTCGCCAACGGGCCGCCCTGCCACAGCCGCGGGTTCTCAAGGGCGTTGGTGGCTCCACCAGCTCGCCCGCCCGACCTCCCGCCGCCTCAGACCCC AAACGTCATTATCTCCCCTTCTTGCTTTGGATCTTCTGAATTCCTGCAGTTGGGACAGCTCACGCAGAGCAAACTGACTTGCTATGAAG TGTCGGCAACAGAGTGA